AAGTAAGAATAATAAATTAACAGGCCTTTATTTTGAGAATCAAAAATATCTACCATTAAATCTGGATGATTATATAAAATCTGATGATTTAGATATATTTGTAAAAACAAAAGAATTACTTGATAGTTATTTTAAAGGTGAAAAAGTTGATTTTTCAAAATTAGATATTGCTTTAGAAGGTAGTGATTTTAGATTAAAAGTATGGAAAATACTTTTAAAAATTCCATATGGAGAAGTTACAACATATGGGGAAATTGCATCAAAAATATCTAAAAATATGTCAGCTCAAGCAGTTGGTGGAGCAGTAGCTCACAATCCAATATCCATTATAGTTGGATGCCATAGAGTTGTTGGTAGTGATGGAAGTTTAACAGGATATGCTGGTGGAATTGAAAGAAAAATTGAACTATTAGAACTAGAAAAAATGTAATAAATTTTTTACATGGAAAACTTTTTTAGTAATATTTATTAAATCTCGGTGCTAAAATAATAATAAGTAGCTTATAAGGAAATTTCTTTTAACTACTTAAAATTTGGAGATTATATTTTTTGGTGATTGACATGGTAAATTTAAAAGGTACCAAAACAGAAGCAAACTTACAAGCAGCTTTTGCTGGTGAGTCACAAGCACATACAAAGTATCAATACTTTGCAAGTAAAGCTAAAAAAGAAGGATATGTACAACTACATGATATTTTCATGGAAACTTCTAAAAACGAAAAAGAACATGCTAAAATCTGGTATAAACTTTTACATGATGAGGACATCCCAGACACAATAGCTAATCTTAATGAAGCCGCTGATGGTGAAAATTACGAATGGACTGATATGTATAAAACCTTTGCTGAAGAAGCTAGAGAAGAAGGCTTTGATGTTATTGCAGCATTATTTACTATGGTTGGAGCAATTGAAAAAGAACATGAAGAAAGATACAGAACTCTACTTAAAAATGTTGAAGAAGGAACTGTATTTAAAAAAGAAAGCGAAATTGAATGGAAATGTAGTAACTGTGGACACATTGTAAAAGGATCACAAGCTCCTAAAATCTGTCCTGTATGTAAACATCCTGAAGCTTACTTCGAAGAAAGAGCTACTAATTACAAATAGATTTTTTCTTTTATTTTTTTTCTTTTTATAAACTTACTAATTCTTTTTTTATATTTGGAATTGAGAATAGGTAGTTTATTTAAACTGTATAGTGATTATTTTTATCAAAACACTTTTATTTAATTCTATAGGTCTAATACTTAAATATTACTTTAACTTTAATTGCTAAGGAGCATATTCAAAGTCGTTATTTATAATATAGTTCTAAAAATTATTACTTTATATCCTTGATTTATTTTTAAGATAAAATTCATGTATAAGTCCAAAGTTAGTTTAGCTTTAAGGATATATTAACTTAAAATGATGGTATGTAGTTTTAAAAATAGATATGTTATATTGTTAAATAGTAAAAGATAGCTTAAAACTATCTATTTACTATTGTACTTGAGTTTAATGTTTTTAAAAAAACATTATTTTAGTATTCCTAAATTTGTTAACATTTCTGTTAACACTTAATTATTTTAATTAGATAATATTTAAATATATCAAATTTTTATCATACCTAAATTATTTTTTTTAAATAATATTCAAAACAAAATTGTACTTGCTATACAGATAATCTTGCATCATCATTATTAATGCCAAATAGTGCTTTGTATTGACTTAAAAATAAAATTTTTTCATGGAATTTAAGAGATATTATAAAATCTGAACAGTATTTTAAAATTAGTCACTTATCATTACTTTACAGACTTTTAAGTCTTAATTTTATTAATTTAAATGAATTTAATGAATATAAGTTAAATGTAACTCATGAAACAGAAAAATTAAGTTATGATATTTCTTTTTATAAATCATCCTCTGAAAGTCAACAATATTTTTCATTAGATGAATTAATTAGGTTTATACAAGGAGTATTTGAAAATAATAAAATTTCTCAAGGAAAACGAAGAGAAATATTATTAAAATCTTATAGAAGTGATATGATTTATGATATTGATAAAGAGTTAGGGCTTCTTGATTAATAGCTAATTTTTACCATACCTAATTTTCACCCTTTGTAAGTGACAAAATATTTATATATAATAATTTTTATAATTCAAATCATAGAATGACAAGGAGGAATTATTTATGGCTGATAAAAAAGCACCTGCTGATGGTTGGCCAGTAATCAGTGGGGATTATATTGTAGGAGACCCTGAAAGTCCAGTTGCTGTTACAACTTTAGCTTCTCACATTGAAGCTGATCTTACTGGAGCAGCTATTGCGGGGCCATGTAAAACAGAAAACTTAGGAATTGAAAAAGTAGTTGCAAATATTATTTCAAACCCTAATATTAGATTTTTAATATTAGCTGGTGCAGAAGTACAAGGCCATATTACTGGACAAAGTTTCATGGCTTTACATGAAAATGGAGCAGATCCAGATAAAAAGAAAATTATCGGAGCTACTGGAGCTATTCCATTTGTTGAAAATGTTCCTTTAGAAGGGGTTGAAAGGTTCCAACAACAACTGGAAATTGTTGATTTAATTGATACTGAAGATATAGGTACTATTCAATCTAAAATCAATGAATGTGTTGAAAAGGATTCTGGTGCCCTTGAAGAAAAAGAAATTGTAATTGCAATTAATGAAAATAATAAAGCTTTAGATATTAATTCTTCTGAAGAGAAAATTGAATCTGAAGCATAAAAGTGGATTTTATTTTAAAAGTTCACTTTCTTATCTTTTTTTTATCAATACATATTTTAAATAATATTTATAAAGATTATCCACTAAATATAATTATGATTGGTGAGCTTTATGAATATTAATCAAAATAAATGGAAATATACTACTTATTCAGATGTTAATCCTGAAGTTAAACAATATTTTCCATTTTCTAAAGCTAGAAAAGGCCAATTAGAATTAACATCTGAAATACGCCATGCTATTGATAATGGTTATAAATTCATTGTTTTAGAAGCTGGAACTGGAACTGGTAAATCTGTAATAGCTGCAACTCTTGCTTTAATGGCAGAAAATGCGTATATTTTAACAATGACTAAACAACTTCAAGATCAATACTTAAATGATTTTAAAAACATAGGATTTAGACTTATTAAAGGTAAGGGAAATTATCCTTGCATGACTTATATTGATGAGGGTATATCTGAGTCTTGTGAATTTGGAAAGTGTGTACTTCAAAATTATAATTGTAAATATAAAAAAAACTTAAACAACTTAGAGGACTGTCTTAAAGATGATTGTTGTATTTACAGAAGAGAAAAATCAATTGCACTTCATAGTGATGTGGTTATTACAAATTATTCTTATGCTAATTTAGAATTAAATAATTCGTCTGATTTTACAAAAAGAGAGTTAATGGTTTGTGATGAAGCTCATAATTTAGAAACACAACTTATGGGTGTGTTATCTTTAGAATTGTCTAGAAAAGAATTAAAAGAGGATATTAATTTTAATTTATCAAAAGAAGTAGTTTATAATCTTCAAATTGGTGATTACTTAACTTGGATTAATTTTATTCAAGAAATAACCAATAAATATGAGAATAAAAAAGATGAACTCGAAAAATTAGTATCTTATGATAACGTTTCTTTAACTAAGTTTTATAAAATTATTAAAAGTAAGATTGTTAAATTTTATGAA
The Methanobrevibacter oralis DNA segment above includes these coding regions:
- a CDS encoding methylated-DNA--[protein]-cysteine S-methyltransferase; this translates as MYKSYYDSKLGKIILLSKNNKLTGLYFENQKYLPLNLDDYIKSDDLDIFVKTKELLDSYFKGEKVDFSKLDIALEGSDFRLKVWKILLKIPYGEVTTYGEIASKISKNMSAQAVGGAVAHNPISIIVGCHRVVGSDGSLTGYAGGIERKIELLELEKM
- the rbr gene encoding rubrerythrin codes for the protein MVNLKGTKTEANLQAAFAGESQAHTKYQYFASKAKKEGYVQLHDIFMETSKNEKEHAKIWYKLLHDEDIPDTIANLNEAADGENYEWTDMYKTFAEEAREEGFDVIAALFTMVGAIEKEHEERYRTLLKNVEEGTVFKKESEIEWKCSNCGHIVKGSQAPKICPVCKHPEAYFEERATNYK